In Rubrivirga marina, the following are encoded in one genomic region:
- a CDS encoding MarR family winged helix-turn-helix transcriptional regulator — translation MPDPTPDQLHAFAASLRTLSVLFARVAAEQSAAHGTFGKQELRALDVLGVRGPSRMGELAEHLGVGQSAVTPLVDRLVEAGTVRRRQSEADRRVWLVELTDDGEGVFQAESAAYERVAAAMLDPLTEADREALLGLLARVGEAVEAKV, via the coding sequence GTGCCCGACCCCACGCCCGACCAGCTCCACGCCTTCGCGGCGTCGCTCCGCACGCTCAGCGTGCTGTTCGCCCGCGTGGCCGCCGAGCAGTCGGCCGCGCACGGGACGTTCGGGAAGCAGGAGCTCCGCGCGCTCGACGTGCTGGGCGTCCGCGGGCCGAGCCGGATGGGGGAGCTGGCCGAGCACCTCGGGGTGGGCCAGAGCGCCGTGACGCCGCTCGTCGACCGGCTCGTGGAGGCGGGCACCGTCCGCCGGCGGCAGAGCGAGGCCGACCGCCGCGTGTGGCTCGTGGAGTTGACGGACGACGGCGAGGGCGTCTTCCAGGCCGAGAGCGCGGCGTACGAGCGCGTCGCCGCGGCCATGCTCGACCCGCTCACCGAGGCGGACCGGGAGGCGCTCCTCGGGCTGTTGGCGCGCGTGGGCGAGGCCGTCGAAGCGAAAGTGTGA
- a CDS encoding oxidoreductase translates to MSTSKQVILVTGASSGIGLATAEALLERGHTVYGAARRVDRMAHLGARGGHALALDVTDDASMEAAVQTILDAEGRVDALVNNAGYGSYGAVEEVPIDEARRQFEVNLFGLARMIQLVLPSMRAQKSGTIVNVSSMGGKVYFPLGAWYHATKHALEGFSDSLRMELAEHGVDVVIVEPGAIRTEWSDIAQDHMDETSGSGPYADLTAKMTRLFEGSEGSPPTVIADVIVEAVEADSPKTRYVAGANARALLTARALLPDRAFDTLLRSQLK, encoded by the coding sequence ATGTCGACGTCCAAGCAGGTCATCCTCGTCACCGGCGCCTCGTCGGGCATCGGCCTGGCGACGGCCGAGGCGCTCCTCGAGCGCGGCCACACGGTCTACGGCGCCGCCCGCCGCGTCGATCGGATGGCCCACCTCGGCGCGCGCGGCGGCCACGCCCTCGCGCTCGACGTCACCGACGACGCCTCGATGGAGGCCGCCGTCCAGACGATCCTCGACGCCGAAGGGCGGGTCGACGCCCTCGTCAACAACGCCGGGTACGGCTCCTACGGCGCCGTCGAGGAGGTCCCGATCGACGAGGCCCGCCGCCAGTTCGAGGTCAACCTGTTCGGCCTCGCGCGGATGATCCAGCTCGTGCTCCCGTCGATGCGCGCGCAGAAGTCGGGGACGATTGTCAACGTGTCGTCGATGGGCGGCAAGGTCTACTTCCCGCTCGGCGCCTGGTACCACGCCACGAAGCACGCCCTCGAGGGGTTCTCCGACAGCCTCCGCATGGAGCTCGCCGAGCACGGCGTCGACGTGGTGATCGTGGAGCCTGGCGCGATCCGGACGGAGTGGAGCGACATCGCCCAGGACCACATGGACGAGACGTCGGGGTCCGGACCCTACGCCGACCTCACCGCCAAGATGACGCGGCTGTTCGAGGGGTCCGAGGGCTCCCCGCCGACCGTCATCGCCGACGTGATCGTCGAGGCCGTCGAGGCCGACTCGCCCAAGACGCGCTACGTCGCCGGCGCCAACGCGCGGGCGCTCCTGACCGCTCGCGCCCTCCTCCCCGACCGCGCCTTCGACACTCTCCTCCGCTCTCAACTCAAGTAG